One window of the Rufibacter radiotolerans genome contains the following:
- a CDS encoding T9SS type A sorting domain-containing protein produces the protein MLYATVSFAEGSKQLTPNQSSAALTDPANDKAGYLAHDANFPSASGVAITSLSFLKPAGFSRNGATYSKDHRLYIRVKAGETLYYGVRRAIHEQTTANQADLIITLRRINAVTGTDDDTYSTSTTLIRNTNSTRGMLLSNTIGNGKDAIAQSGVIQTPAQALTGPNRPALGGKAAVTSGYAPLTITNNTGVDYDYYVEFSQVGEANMTDDGQRFSVYDLWDFTVIDAAGDERQGRMRSKLWSFSAGGTTNVFSKDFNMYPLIPSEDHANKYFVKKIELAGIAPQNFFRFVTNRFGSSTAAGSSIADRRKSQTSQTDYPELFNFVNNPDPALWPSADAPTFTVGVASSCNTSTNGGKSTFSLNTSESSTFIVLINLNGVAGYQPGSADVLLESTGAKGNRTVEWNGLNGLGQVVAKNTTLNYFFRNNSSPVHFPVWDAEANADGFRVQDVRPLVGSNYDGLLFWDDSNLPTSSFPAPQTEFYGVSSSSGVHRWGSASTTAGDLKTVNTWTYGYTGSSTQTAAFDYDCSADVAVTNTAATAPYTIGKPFTYTVTVTNNGPIAASNVQVTDKLDLTKLEFVSSSEAASYVSSTGVWTVGSLAVGASKTLTITAKPLVLGTISTTASQTHTEADNVTTNNSATASITVQAAADIEVKNTSDKTTYNNGDLVTYTITAKNLGPNAATGVTVTDKLPTGLTLEGTAPAGYDAATGNWTVGALALNETKTLTLMARTSALGSFTNTAALASRTGFELDENNSNNTSSNTITVSPTADVAVTNVVSTNTPSQNEVVTYTIKVVNNGPNNASTVTVANQLPAGLEITGSSVSLGSFDKITGIWTIGTIANAGSQTLMVYAKAANTGSYTITSTQSHTEFDNQSTNNSSSGTITVQPLADVAVTQIVTPSAGATYTTGETVTYTVNVTNNGPSTATNVLVTDKLPASLTFISATSGMNYNAATGLWTVGTLASGATTTLQITASINQSAVITTTASQTHKEADNVLGNNSASATIQSGTGVITADIAVTVSTPGSEYYTGNTVPVTIVVTNSGPDAATNIKINTPIPAGFSVSSIDPRVGTYANGVWNIPTLAAGASTRLFITGSPTADPATSGDKTYAFSAAVTGTPEQFDNVSNNNSSNTSIIVHKAADAGVVMQVTGGDANGNFYRGITEATFTLRVTNHGPDVITNLVGSDTKTGTLNFTYFDQGKGYNPETGIWNIGTLGVNESVSLVVKGIPNTTGRLNLGGNAVTMDQYDANSENNKAIALLNVLPVAELAVTNTASAATYSNGQTATFTVKVQNNGPDAATGVVVEDKLPAGLTFVNAVASSGAYDPGTGRWTLGSDVLAGEANAQILVITARPMTAATFTTTAAIVASGQYDNIANNNSQAASIQVSASGDIALSSTIAEGPYYVGGQYLVTITTTNLGPDAATGVVVAAGVAPGLSLVPGSGRADDGTTIDPANGLWTIGTLGVNETKNLTLLVQPTALGVLNSIGYKYATNEFDPNGGNTKDGNNTTLVYITAVDREATSTVVTTGQHMFRLQTGQVIASISDPDGAIDNARIINGTLPAGVRLQKNGVLEVDYRYALVPGSYTLTIETVDAIGGISENTLTYSISGDWDGDGIADKDDLDANNDGVLADAIDAGYAPFGDNDGDGIPNYLDKDLVHTLYGAFRDKNHDDINDVFDLDLDGLIRGYDIDKDGDGIPNAVEANGGKIPTQDGYDAAQGIFTGPVSANGMPIAVQTSSNSGISTLPNPDTDGDGFTDQTDLDSDNDGILDNREAQSTKAYVNGLGTDSDYDGLSDGYDATTSGTAIIPIDTDKDGTPDYLDRNSDGDIALDYVEAFDDNHDGVSMDDLMERARVFEESNAKGYYVNSDQDATGTPNWLKLTNGYPAFLTKGNTYYHDSDFDGLVDLFDIDNGGKATSLQAGTNGEYAFRNAEVVTPLPVTLISFTGKALKEGVLLNWATASEKDNSYFQVERSADGKTFTAIGKVTGAGTSSVRLDYRFLDAKTVPSTVYYRLKQVDYDGKFEYSKVVAVQIKATAAGVTVKAYPNPTTGVLNLDLASMASSPVTVKVYALDGRLIKTAQVMGGAVQTLNLSTLAAGTYLVKIAGEHLDTTVRIVKN, from the coding sequence GTGCTTTATGCAACCGTAAGTTTTGCCGAAGGCTCTAAACAGTTGACCCCCAATCAGTCTAGTGCGGCTCTCACAGATCCTGCCAATGACAAGGCCGGTTACCTGGCCCATGATGCCAACTTCCCCAGCGCCTCAGGGGTAGCTATCACGTCACTCAGCTTCCTGAAACCCGCCGGGTTCAGCCGCAATGGAGCCACCTACTCAAAAGACCATCGCCTCTACATACGGGTGAAAGCGGGTGAGACCCTCTACTATGGCGTGCGTAGGGCCATTCATGAGCAGACAACTGCCAACCAGGCAGACCTGATCATTACCCTGCGCCGCATCAATGCGGTTACTGGTACAGATGATGACACCTATTCTACCTCCACTACCCTTATCCGGAACACCAATAGTACCAGAGGCATGTTGCTTAGCAACACTATAGGAAACGGAAAAGATGCCATAGCCCAAAGCGGGGTAATTCAGACTCCAGCACAGGCCTTGACTGGTCCTAACAGACCCGCTCTTGGTGGAAAAGCGGCCGTGACCAGCGGTTACGCGCCCCTTACCATTACCAATAACACCGGTGTTGACTATGACTATTATGTGGAGTTCTCACAGGTAGGCGAGGCCAACATGACCGATGACGGCCAGAGATTCTCTGTCTATGATTTATGGGACTTCACGGTGATTGACGCCGCCGGCGATGAGAGACAAGGCCGTATGCGCAGCAAGTTGTGGTCTTTTTCAGCGGGCGGTACTACCAACGTCTTCTCCAAGGATTTCAACATGTACCCACTCATTCCCAGCGAAGACCATGCGAACAAATACTTTGTCAAGAAAATAGAGCTGGCTGGCATTGCTCCACAGAACTTCTTTAGGTTTGTCACCAACCGCTTCGGTTCCAGCACAGCCGCCGGCAGTTCTATAGCAGACAGAAGGAAAAGCCAAACCAGCCAGACGGACTACCCAGAGTTGTTCAACTTTGTGAATAACCCAGACCCTGCCCTCTGGCCCAGCGCTGACGCCCCTACCTTTACAGTAGGTGTTGCCTCCAGTTGCAACACTTCTACCAACGGCGGCAAATCTACCTTCAGCCTGAATACCTCTGAGAGCAGTACCTTTATTGTTTTAATTAACCTAAACGGAGTAGCAGGCTACCAGCCAGGGAGCGCAGACGTGCTGCTTGAGTCTACTGGCGCGAAAGGAAACCGCACGGTAGAATGGAACGGCCTGAACGGCTTAGGCCAGGTAGTAGCAAAAAACACGACGCTGAATTACTTCTTCCGGAACAACAGTTCTCCGGTACACTTTCCGGTATGGGACGCCGAGGCGAATGCAGACGGCTTCAGGGTGCAGGACGTAAGGCCATTGGTGGGTTCTAATTATGACGGCCTCCTATTCTGGGATGACTCCAATCTTCCTACTTCCTCTTTTCCGGCGCCCCAGACCGAATTCTACGGGGTTTCTTCTTCCAGTGGGGTACACAGATGGGGCTCTGCCTCTACTACCGCAGGTGACCTGAAAACCGTAAACACCTGGACTTACGGCTACACTGGCTCTTCTACCCAAACTGCCGCCTTTGACTATGACTGTAGCGCAGACGTGGCCGTTACCAATACCGCCGCCACGGCTCCCTACACTATAGGCAAGCCGTTTACCTATACCGTAACGGTCACCAACAACGGCCCTATTGCAGCCAGCAACGTGCAGGTAACAGATAAGCTAGACCTTACCAAGCTGGAATTTGTCAGCTCCTCAGAGGCAGCCAGCTACGTTTCCTCGACCGGTGTCTGGACCGTGGGTTCTTTGGCCGTTGGCGCCTCTAAAACCCTTACCATTACGGCCAAGCCCTTAGTATTGGGTACTATTTCCACTACGGCCAGCCAAACCCATACAGAGGCAGACAATGTCACTACCAATAATAGTGCAACCGCTTCCATAACTGTACAGGCCGCCGCTGACATTGAAGTAAAGAACACCAGTGACAAAACAACCTATAACAACGGGGACCTTGTCACCTATACCATCACGGCCAAAAACCTGGGGCCAAATGCCGCTACCGGCGTTACCGTAACCGACAAACTACCAACTGGCCTAACCTTAGAAGGAACCGCGCCGGCCGGGTATGACGCTGCCACCGGAAACTGGACGGTTGGAGCCCTAGCCTTAAATGAAACCAAGACCTTAACCTTAATGGCTAGAACAAGTGCCTTGGGCTCTTTTACCAACACCGCTGCCTTAGCCAGCCGTACCGGGTTTGAGTTAGATGAAAACAACAGCAATAACACATCTTCTAACACCATCACCGTGTCGCCTACGGCGGATGTGGCAGTGACCAATGTAGTTTCAACTAATACCCCGAGCCAGAATGAGGTGGTAACTTATACCATTAAAGTGGTGAACAATGGACCAAACAATGCCTCTACTGTAACAGTGGCAAACCAACTGCCAGCGGGGTTAGAAATCACTGGTTCTAGCGTCAGTTTAGGTTCATTTGATAAAATCACCGGCATCTGGACCATTGGAACCATTGCCAATGCAGGTTCCCAAACCCTTATGGTGTACGCGAAAGCAGCCAACACAGGAAGCTATACTATTACCTCTACGCAGTCTCACACTGAGTTTGACAACCAGAGTACCAATAACTCCTCTTCAGGCACCATCACTGTACAACCCTTGGCTGATGTGGCAGTAACCCAAATCGTTACGCCATCTGCAGGTGCTACCTATACCACCGGAGAAACCGTAACGTACACGGTAAATGTCACCAACAATGGCCCTAGCACAGCCACCAATGTATTGGTAACAGACAAGCTTCCCGCTTCCTTAACGTTCATCAGCGCTACCAGCGGCATGAATTATAACGCTGCCACTGGTCTGTGGACCGTGGGCACGCTGGCCAGTGGCGCTACAACCACTTTACAAATCACAGCAAGCATTAACCAAAGCGCCGTTATCACTACCACTGCTTCCCAGACACATAAAGAAGCAGACAACGTCTTAGGAAACAACAGTGCCTCTGCTACTATACAGTCAGGAACAGGAGTCATCACCGCAGACATTGCCGTTACCGTTTCAACGCCAGGTTCAGAATACTACACCGGAAACACGGTGCCTGTAACCATAGTAGTAACCAACTCTGGTCCTGATGCCGCTACCAATATCAAGATTAATACTCCTATACCAGCAGGCTTCTCTGTGAGCAGCATTGATCCAAGGGTAGGAACTTATGCAAATGGAGTATGGAACATCCCAACCCTTGCGGCAGGTGCCTCTACCAGATTATTTATCACCGGTTCACCCACTGCTGATCCTGCTACCTCAGGCGATAAAACGTATGCGTTTTCTGCCGCCGTTACGGGTACTCCAGAGCAATTTGACAACGTATCAAATAACAACTCTTCTAATACGTCCATCATTGTACACAAAGCGGCAGATGCGGGAGTGGTTATGCAAGTCACTGGCGGTGATGCCAACGGCAACTTCTACCGCGGCATTACAGAAGCGACCTTTACCCTTAGAGTTACCAATCATGGCCCGGACGTAATTACAAACCTGGTAGGCTCTGATACAAAAACCGGAACCCTCAACTTCACCTATTTTGATCAGGGCAAGGGATATAATCCAGAGACAGGCATCTGGAACATAGGTACTTTAGGAGTAAATGAATCTGTTTCTTTGGTAGTGAAAGGTATTCCTAACACTACTGGGCGGCTTAATCTGGGCGGTAACGCGGTAACGATGGACCAATATGATGCCAACTCTGAGAATAACAAGGCCATTGCGTTGTTGAACGTGCTGCCAGTAGCAGAATTAGCGGTTACCAACACCGCTTCGGCTGCCACCTACAGCAATGGGCAGACGGCCACTTTCACCGTGAAGGTGCAGAACAACGGCCCAGATGCCGCTACAGGCGTAGTGGTGGAAGATAAGCTTCCGGCTGGCTTGACCTTTGTTAACGCAGTGGCCTCTTCCGGCGCCTATGACCCTGGCACTGGCCGCTGGACCTTGGGCTCAGATGTTTTGGCAGGCGAAGCCAATGCTCAAATTCTGGTGATTACCGCCAGACCTATGACTGCTGCCACCTTCACCACCACCGCAGCAATAGTAGCCTCTGGCCAATATGATAACATAGCGAATAACAACAGCCAGGCTGCTAGCATTCAGGTTTCCGCTTCGGGAGACATTGCCCTGAGCAGCACCATAGCCGAGGGACCGTATTATGTGGGTGGCCAATACCTGGTAACAATAACTACCACCAACCTGGGCCCTGATGCGGCTACCGGTGTGGTAGTGGCCGCCGGTGTGGCTCCAGGTCTTTCCCTGGTACCCGGTAGCGGACGCGCTGATGACGGTACCACCATTGACCCGGCCAACGGGTTATGGACCATAGGAACCCTGGGCGTAAATGAAACTAAGAACCTGACTTTATTGGTGCAGCCAACTGCCCTTGGTGTCTTAAACAGCATTGGCTACAAGTATGCCACCAATGAGTTTGACCCTAACGGAGGCAATACCAAAGACGGCAACAATACCACACTGGTGTACATCACCGCCGTTGACCGAGAAGCTACCTCTACTGTAGTTACTACTGGCCAGCATATGTTCAGGCTACAAACCGGGCAGGTTATTGCTAGCATCTCAGACCCAGATGGCGCCATTGACAACGCCAGAATAATCAACGGCACCTTGCCTGCCGGGGTGAGGTTACAGAAAAATGGGGTATTGGAGGTAGATTACAGATACGCCTTGGTACCAGGCAGCTATACCCTCACCATTGAAACGGTAGATGCCATTGGTGGTATCTCTGAGAACACCCTTACCTACTCTATCTCAGGAGACTGGGATGGTGACGGCATAGCCGATAAAGATGACCTGGACGCAAACAATGACGGTGTGCTCGCTGATGCCATAGATGCCGGCTATGCGCCTTTCGGGGATAATGATGGTGACGGCATCCCTAATTACCTGGATAAAGATTTAGTGCACACTTTGTACGGCGCCTTCAGAGACAAGAACCATGATGACATCAATGACGTGTTTGACCTTGATCTGGATGGCTTGATAAGAGGGTATGATATTGACAAAGACGGTGACGGTATCCCTAATGCCGTAGAGGCCAATGGGGGCAAGATTCCTACTCAGGATGGATATGATGCTGCCCAAGGAATTTTTACCGGACCGGTAAGCGCCAATGGGATGCCTATTGCTGTGCAAACGTCTAGTAACAGCGGTATCTCTACCTTACCTAACCCAGACACCGACGGCGATGGCTTCACGGACCAGACCGACCTAGACTCAGACAATGATGGTATCTTAGACAACAGAGAAGCCCAATCTACCAAGGCCTATGTGAATGGCTTAGGGACAGACAGTGACTATGATGGCCTCAGTGATGGCTATGATGCCACTACCTCCGGAACAGCCATTATTCCAATAGACACAGACAAAGACGGAACGCCAGACTACCTTGACCGGAACAGTGACGGTGACATCGCCCTGGATTATGTAGAAGCATTTGATGACAACCATGACGGTGTGAGTATGGATGACCTAATGGAGCGTGCCCGGGTTTTTGAAGAAAGCAACGCCAAGGGGTACTATGTCAACTCAGACCAGGATGCCACTGGTACGCCCAACTGGCTGAAGTTAACCAACGGCTACCCTGCCTTCTTAACCAAGGGCAACACCTATTACCATGACTCTGACTTTGACGGCCTGGTAGACCTGTTTGACATAGACAACGGCGGAAAAGCTACTTCTCTGCAAGCCGGCACCAATGGCGAGTATGCCTTCCGTAACGCGGAAGTAGTGACCCCATTACCTGTCACCTTGATTAGCTTCACCGGCAAAGCCCTGAAAGAAGGTGTGCTGCTGAACTGGGCCACCGCCTCTGAGAAAGACAACAGCTATTTCCAGGTGGAGCGCAGCGCAGACGGCAAGACCTTTACTGCCATAGGCAAGGTAACCGGGGCCGGAACCAGCAGCGTACGCCTTGACTACCGTTTCCTGGACGCAAAAACAGTACCTAGCACCGTGTACTACCGCCTGAAACAGGTAGACTATGACGGCAAGTTTGAATACAGCAAAGTAGTGGCCGTACAAATAAAAGCCACCGCAGCAGGGGTAACCGTGAAAGCATATCCTAACCCCACTACCGGGGTGCTGAACCTTGACCTGGCCAGCATGGCCTCTAGCCCGGTAACCGTAAAGGTTTATGCCCTGGACGGCCGACTGATCAAAACCGCCCAGGTAATGGGCGGCGCGGTGCAGACCCTGAATCTTTCTACCTTGGCCGCAGGAACCTACCTGGTAAAAATTGCCGGAGAACACTTGGACACCACCGTACGGATAGTTAAAAACTAA
- a CDS encoding cytochrome c maturation protein CcmE domain-containing protein, giving the protein MKRIHIIGILVIAVAIAIIMSTASDASVYVPFSEAQARAKEGDDTKVHVVGRLKKDAKGHIVGMKYDPVLDPNYFSFVLVDTNRVEQQVVYYSPKPQDFDRSEQVVITGNMQGEAFVADKILLKCPSKYTEKEVKVETASL; this is encoded by the coding sequence ATGAAAAGAATACACATTATCGGGATTTTAGTGATTGCGGTGGCCATTGCCATTATCATGTCCACGGCCTCAGACGCCAGCGTGTACGTGCCTTTCTCTGAGGCCCAGGCCCGCGCCAAAGAAGGTGATGACACCAAGGTGCACGTGGTGGGCAGATTGAAGAAAGATGCCAAAGGCCACATTGTGGGCATGAAATATGACCCGGTGCTGGACCCCAATTACTTCTCCTTCGTGCTGGTTGATACCAACCGGGTAGAGCAGCAGGTAGTTTACTATAGCCCCAAACCCCAGGACTTTGACCGTTCTGAGCAAGTGGTTATCACAGGCAACATGCAGGGCGAAGCCTTCGTGGCCGACAAGATTTTGCTCAAGTGCCCTTCCAAATACACCGAGAAAGAGGTGAAGGTAGAAACGGCAAGCCTTTAA
- a CDS encoding heme exporter protein CcmB has translation MQKDFVLEWRQKYAFNGMLLYVGSTVFICYLSFSLRFGALEVPVWNALYWIILLFTAVNAIAKGFAQESRGRLLYYYSVVSPQGVIVAKMLYNAALMLVLSLLCFGFYAVVIGNPVQDVGMFLLTIVLGAIGFASSLTMISGIAAKAANTGTLMAVLSFPVMVPMLLMLMKMSKNAIDGLDPSMSLDEALVLLAINMIVGMVSYILFPYLWRS, from the coding sequence ATGCAAAAGGATTTTGTGCTGGAATGGCGGCAGAAGTACGCCTTTAACGGTATGCTCCTGTATGTGGGTAGCACGGTGTTTATCTGTTACCTGAGTTTCAGCCTACGTTTCGGCGCGCTGGAGGTGCCGGTCTGGAACGCCCTGTACTGGATCATTCTGCTCTTCACCGCCGTGAACGCCATTGCCAAGGGCTTTGCGCAGGAGAGCCGCGGCCGGCTGCTCTATTACTACAGCGTGGTAAGTCCGCAGGGCGTGATTGTGGCCAAGATGCTCTACAATGCCGCGCTTATGCTGGTGCTGTCGTTGCTCTGTTTCGGGTTTTACGCCGTGGTGATTGGCAACCCGGTGCAGGACGTGGGCATGTTTCTGCTCACCATTGTGTTGGGGGCTATTGGGTTCGCCTCGTCGCTGACCATGATCTCGGGCATTGCGGCCAAGGCGGCCAATACGGGTACGCTTATGGCAGTCCTGAGTTTTCCGGTGATGGTGCCCATGCTGCTCATGCTCATGAAGATGTCTAAGAACGCCATTGACGGCCTGGACCCTTCCATGAGCCTGGACGAGGCCTTGGTGCTGCTGGCCATCAATATGATTGTAGGCATGGTGTCTTATATTCTGTTCCCGTATTTGTGGCGCAGTTAA
- a CDS encoding CcmD family protein, which produces MKMHKWLLMLLLTCAALFSAPAMAQKAPEEMNTVEFSSQTPAASEPEMADVMRRDGKIYIVVAVLLTVLLGLLLYMISLDKKIGKLERELKQ; this is translated from the coding sequence ATGAAAATGCATAAATGGCTCTTGATGCTGCTCTTAACCTGTGCGGCTCTGTTTTCGGCCCCGGCCATGGCCCAGAAGGCCCCGGAGGAAATGAACACCGTGGAATTCTCGTCCCAAACCCCCGCCGCCAGCGAGCCCGAAATGGCAGACGTGATGCGCCGCGACGGCAAGATCTACATTGTGGTGGCCGTGCTATTGACCGTGCTGCTGGGGTTGCTGCTCTACATGATCAGCCTGGATAAGAAAATTGGGAAGCTGGAGCGCGAGCTGAAGCAATAA
- a CDS encoding DMT family protein, whose amino-acid sequence MKTLYTLLLLGLSNLFMTFAWYGHLHFKKIPMLQKVGLVGVILISWGLAFFEYIFQVPANKIGYQGNGGPFSLFELKTIQEVVSLLVFTLVTVFVFRTEKLAWNHLVGFAFLVLAVFFVFKKW is encoded by the coding sequence ATGAAAACCCTCTATACCCTTTTGCTGCTGGGCCTGTCTAACCTGTTCATGACCTTTGCCTGGTATGGGCACCTGCATTTCAAGAAAATACCCATGCTGCAGAAAGTAGGGTTGGTGGGCGTTATACTCATCAGTTGGGGTCTGGCGTTCTTTGAGTATATTTTTCAAGTGCCGGCCAACAAGATAGGGTATCAGGGCAACGGTGGGCCTTTCTCATTGTTTGAACTCAAGACCATTCAGGAGGTGGTATCGCTGCTGGTGTTTACCCTGGTGACCGTGTTTGTCTTCAGAACCGAGAAACTAGCCTGGAACCACCTGGTGGGGTTTGCCTTTCTGGTGTTGGCGGTCTTCTTCGTTTTTAAGAAATGGTGA
- a CDS encoding AAA family ATPase: MQTEELSYQEKIREHQLKIKQVFREMGKVVVGQQYMVNRLLIGLFTNGHILLEGVPGLAKTLTINTLAKVLHLNFQRIQFTPDLLPSDLIGTMIYNQSSSAFEVKKGPIFANLILADEVNRSPAKVQSALLEAMQEKQVTIGEKTYRLDLPFLVLATQNPVEHEGTYPLPEAQVDRFMMKVYVDYLSKADELEVMRRMSNMSYSSTVNTVLTKQDVFDIRNEINQVQISETLERYIIELVFATRHPADYDLTDFAQYLQFGVSPRASIALNLAAKAVAFFDERDYVLPEDIKEIAADVLSHRVILNYEAEADNVQTKDFVEAILRKVPIS; this comes from the coding sequence ATGCAGACCGAAGAACTCTCATATCAGGAAAAGATCAGGGAACACCAGCTTAAAATTAAGCAGGTGTTCAGGGAGATGGGCAAAGTGGTGGTGGGACAGCAATACATGGTCAACCGCCTGCTCATAGGTCTTTTCACCAACGGGCATATCTTGCTGGAAGGGGTTCCTGGCCTGGCCAAGACGCTCACTATCAATACGCTGGCCAAGGTGCTGCACCTGAACTTCCAGCGCATTCAGTTTACCCCAGACCTGCTGCCCTCAGACCTGATCGGGACCATGATCTATAACCAGAGCTCGTCGGCGTTTGAGGTAAAGAAAGGACCTATTTTCGCTAACCTGATTCTGGCAGATGAGGTGAACCGCTCCCCGGCCAAGGTGCAGTCTGCGTTGCTGGAGGCCATGCAGGAAAAGCAGGTGACCATTGGCGAGAAAACCTACCGCCTGGATCTGCCCTTTCTGGTGCTGGCTACCCAAAACCCGGTGGAGCACGAGGGCACCTACCCGCTGCCCGAAGCCCAGGTAGACCGTTTCATGATGAAAGTCTACGTGGATTACCTTTCTAAAGCCGATGAGCTGGAAGTGATGCGCCGCATGTCTAACATGTCGTATAGCAGCACCGTCAATACCGTGCTCACCAAGCAAGACGTCTTTGACATCCGGAACGAGATCAACCAGGTGCAGATCTCAGAGACGCTGGAGCGCTACATCATTGAACTGGTCTTCGCCACCCGCCACCCGGCAGACTACGACCTCACCGATTTTGCCCAGTACCTGCAGTTCGGGGTGTCGCCGCGGGCCAGTATTGCCTTGAACCTGGCCGCCAAGGCGGTAGCTTTCTTTGATGAGCGGGACTATGTTCTTCCGGAAGACATCAAAGAGATTGCCGCCGATGTGCTGAGCCACCGCGTCATTCTCAACTATGAGGCTGAGGCCGATAACGTGCAAACCAAAGACTTTGTGGAAGCCATTCTGCGCAAGGTGCCTATCAGCTAA
- the ccsA gene encoding cytochrome c biogenesis protein CcsA encodes MKLAWWKWLTIVLLLYTVAMGMLSEVPRLAILNETIRNLYFHVPMWFGMILILLISVVYSIKYLRNPLSRNDIIAYEAAKVGILFGVLGIVTGMEWARFTWGEFWSNDPKQNASAIGLLIYFAYLILRGSFQDHQQRARISAVYNIFAFAALIPLLFILPRLTDSLHPGNGGNPGFNSYDLDSRLRAVFYPAVLGWALLGVWMVHLRTRLEVLKQRFYENA; translated from the coding sequence ATGAAGCTTGCCTGGTGGAAATGGTTAACAATTGTGTTGCTGCTGTATACGGTGGCCATGGGCATGTTGAGCGAGGTGCCGCGGTTGGCTATCCTGAACGAGACCATCCGGAACCTGTACTTCCACGTGCCCATGTGGTTTGGCATGATCCTGATCCTGCTCATCTCGGTGGTCTATTCCATTAAGTACCTGCGTAACCCCCTTTCCAGAAATGACATTATTGCCTATGAAGCCGCTAAAGTGGGCATCCTGTTTGGCGTGCTGGGCATTGTGACCGGCATGGAATGGGCACGTTTCACGTGGGGCGAGTTCTGGAGTAATGACCCCAAGCAGAACGCCTCGGCCATTGGCCTGTTGATTTACTTCGCCTACCTAATCCTGCGCGGTTCTTTCCAGGACCACCAGCAACGGGCCCGCATTAGCGCGGTGTACAATATCTTCGCGTTTGCGGCGCTTATCCCGCTTTTGTTTATTCTGCCCCGCCTCACAGATTCCCTGCACCCGGGCAACGGCGGAAACCCCGGTTTCAACTCCTATGACCTGGACAGCCGCCTGCGGGCCGTATTTTACCCCGCGGTACTGGGCTGGGCCCTGCTGGGCGTTTGGATGGTGCACCTGCGCACCCGTTTAGAAGTTTTAAAGCAACGATTCTATGAAAATGCATAA